In a single window of the Drosophila miranda strain MSH22 chromosome XL, D.miranda_PacBio2.1, whole genome shotgun sequence genome:
- the LOC108160901 gene encoding probable phosphorylase b kinase regulatory subunit alpha isoform X4, with product MRSRSNSGVRLDYYQRIVHRLILAHQEPVTGLFPASNVNSHAWIRDNVYCILAVWGLSMAYKKIADQDEDRAKCYELEQSCVKLMRGLLMAMMNQKDKVEKFKMTQSPCDSLHAKYSSKNGLPVVGDNEWGHLQIDAVSLYLLILAQMTASGLQIVFTLDEVSFIQNLVFYIESAYSIPDYGIWERGDKTNHGEPELNASSIGMAKAALEAMNELDLFGARGGPASVIHVLADEAHKCQAVLQSMLPRESNSKELDSGLLCVIGFPAFAVDDAQLIHNTKDAILSRLQGKYGCKRFLRDGYRTPKEDPSRLYYERWELRMFENIECEWPLFFCYLILFHAFQNDKRSVQEYADRLEKIMVRSEDGILLVPESYAVRQDLVGLEYQKPGSQIREVVGRCPFLWGQSLFILGRLLQEGFLAVGELDPLNRRLGAQKKPDVVVQVVIIAEDNEIRDKLAEHDLHVQTIAEVAPIEVQPARVLSHLYTYLGRNRKLGLSGRKSRDVGILSTSKLYSLKDRIFAFTPQHIDYEEYYTTRDPDLLASNFTTNLAFLTNNWRHMLGRPTITLMATHYMLDQDKIPLAMIQTMRKLKSGYINGTRVMLGSLKDFLNTSAITDLSFLGSTEDGYPDRLHSDVQMYLDEHLLRSFSNRSTMNLRGGQLRPRTLRRRMSCKGAIKKTRSINVDSDNLGMEGPAPLTERRLSSVVPPPWLQPNKQSHVSVFATTPEEGPSTPSLHLGNELVIRENIYPVDPHGSNRTTIDRRSEFVRQHEITVPKILIQRHRAETNFADTEVEELIAMLRETENLEEQGDILQFLVDTQGLDFNTAGLGFKNKSDDNASAAAGAGATPKAATDKANATSTPKATSTPGGATAATANSSSSSSNSHNISSSSNSNNSSSTTNNCNNSSLNLNANPSNNDSSHSEGMLEEGRVVTVRDLLKGLYEKACQQKLWGLVRHTAGMLGKRVEDLAKAVTDLLVRQKQVTVGMPPNNEHTITAPLPEGELRQLIHDAYGDDESTSMLTQELMVYLAMFIRTEPQLFHEMLRLRVGLIIQVMAKELSRTLNCDGEAASEHLLNLSPFEMKNLLYHILSGKEFAVSSVARGNLSIVSCKSSRVSKKSQIGLGDPEGEDALLATIDDRQGQWLRRRRLDGALNRVPRDFYSRVWTVLEKCQGLAIEGRVLQQSLTQEMTPGELKFALEVETALNQIPQPEYRQLVVEALMVLTLVTEHNMVPSLGGIIYVEHLVHKANQLFLEDQRKVQGDATLCCAKIKDGKEQQQAASGMLLCGGAAYICQHLYDSAPSGSYGTMTYLSRAVALVLDCVPKHGEMECAIS from the exons ATGCGTTCGCGTAGCAATTCGGGCGTCCGCTTGGACTACTATCAGCGGATTGTTCACCGTCTGATATTGGCGCACCAGGAGCCGGTGACCGGCCTGTTTCCTGCCTCCAATGTCAATTCGCACGCATGGATTCGCGACAATGTGTACTGCATCCTGGCCGTTTGGGGCCTGTCGATGGCCTACAAGAAGATCGCCGACCAGGACGAGGATCGTGCCAAATGCTATGAGCTGGAGCAAAGCTGTGTGAAGCTAATGCGCGGCCTGCTCATGGCCATGATGAATCAAAAAGACAAGGTCGAAAAGTTCAAGATGACCCAGAGCCCGTGCGACTCCCTGCATGCCAAGTACTCCAGCAAGAATGGCCTGCCCGTGGTCGGGGATAACGAGTGGGGTCATCTGCAGATCGATGCCGTATCCCTATATCTCCTGATCCTGGCCCAAATGACAGCCTCCGGCCTGCAGATTGTCTTCACCCTTGACGAAGTCTCGTTCATACAGAATCTGGTCTTTTACATTGAGTCGGCCTACTCCATACCCGACTATGGCATCTGGGAGCGTGGCGACAAGACAAATCATG GTGAGCCGGAACTGAATGCCAGCTCCATTGGCATGGCCAAGGCCGCCTTGGAGGCCATGAACGAGTTGGATTTGTTTGGCGCACGCGGCGGACCGGCCAGCGTCATTCATGTGCTGGCCGACGAAGCCCACAAATGCCAGGCCGTCCTGCAGTCGATGCTGCCACGTGAATCGAACAGCAAGGAGCTGGACTCGGGCCTCCTCTGTGTGATTGGCTTTCCAGCGTTCGCCGTGGACGATGCCCAGCTGATACACAACACCAAAGACGCGATTCTGTCCCGCCTTCAAGGCAAATACGGTTGCAAGCGTTTCCTGCGCGACGGCTATCGCACACCGAAAGAGGATCCCTCCAGGCTCTACTACGAGCGATGGGAGCTGCGCATGTTCGAGAACATCGAATGCGAATGGCCGCTCTTCTTCTGCTACCTCATCCTGTTCCATGCATTTCAAAACGACAAGCGCTCGGTGCAGGAGTATGCCGATCGTTTGGAAAAGATAATGGTCCGCTCAGAGGATGGCATACTGCTGGTGCCCGAAAGCTATGCTGTGCGCCAGGATCTGGTTGGACTAGAGTATCAAAAGCCCGGCTCACAGATACGCGAAGTTGTGGGCCGTTGCCCCTTCCTTTGGGGTCAATCGCTGTTCATTTTGGGCCGCCTACTGCAGGAG GGCTTCCTGGCTGTGGGTGAATTGGATCCATTGAATCGTCGCCTGGGTGCCCAAAAGAAACCCGATGTGGTCGTCCAAGTGGTGATCATTGCCGAGGACAATGAGATACGCGACAAGCTGGCCGAGCATGATTTGCATGTCCAGACCATAGCCGAGGTGGCGCCCATTGAGGTGCAGCCGGCCCGTGTCCTTAGCCACCTGTACACGTATCTGGGGCGCAACCGCAAGCTGGGCCTCAGTGGCCGCAAGTCCCGGGATGTGGGCATACTCAGCACCAGCAAGCTCTACTCCCTAAAGGATCGTATATTTGCCTTCACCCCGCAG CATATCGACTATGAAGAATACTATACAACACGCGATCCCGATTTGCTTGCCAGCAATTTTACCACAAATTTAGCATTCTTGACCAACAATTGGCGTCACATGTTGGGCAGGCCGACAATCACACTAATGGCAACCCACTATATGCTAG ACCAGGACAAGATACCGCTGGCCATGATCCAAACGATGAGGAAACTAAAGTCTGGCTACATCAACGGCACCCGCGTGATGTTGGGCAGCCTGAAGGACTTTCTGAACACGTCGGCCATCACGGACTTGAGCTTTCTGGGCAGCACCGAGGACGGTTATCCGGATCGTCTGCATTCCGATGTGCAGATGTATTTGGACGAGCACCTGCTGCGGTCCTTCAGCAATCGCAGTACCATGAACCTACGCGGCGGACAACTAAGGCCACGAACTCTACGCCGTCGCATGTCCTGCAAGGGAGCCATCAAGAAGACACGCTCCATAAATGTGGACT CCGATAACCTGGGAATGGAGGGACCCGCACCCCTCACCGAACGACGGCTGTCGTCGGTGGTACCGCCGCCCTGGCTCCAGCCCAACAAGCAGAGCCATGTCTCAGTGTTCGCCACCACGCCCGAGGAGGGGCCCAGCACCCCGAGTCTCCATCTGGGCAACGAGCTGGTCATACGCGAGAATATCTATCCCGTGGATCCCCACGGATCGAACCGCACGACCATCGATAGACGCAGCGAGTTTGTTCGCCAGCACGAGA TAACGGTGCCAAAAATTCTCATCCAACGCCATCGGGCGGAAACCAATTTTGCGGACACAGAGGTGGAGGAGCTGATTGCCATGTTGCGCGAGACGGAGAATCTCGAGGAGCAGGGCGACATACTGCAGTTCCTGGTCGATACCCAGGGCCTGGACTTTAATACGG CTGGCCTGGGATTCAAGAATAAGTCGGATGATaatgcctctgccgctgccggaGCTGGAG CCACCCCGAAGGCCGCCACGGATAAGGCCAATGCCACCTCGACACCCAAGGCGACTTCGACTCCTGGAGGCGCCACCGCTgccaccgccaatagcagcagcagcagcagcaacagccacaacatcagcagcagcagcaacagcaacaacagcagcagcaccactaacaactgcaacaacagcagcctgAATCTGAATGCGAATCCGTCTAACAACGATTCTTCTCACTCTGAAGGAATGCTGGAGGAGGGACGCGTTGTGACCGTTCGAGACCTGCTCAAAGGCCTCTACGAGAAGGCCTGCCAGCAGAAGCTCTGGGGACTGGTGCGCCACACGGCCGGGATGCTGGGCAAACGGGTGGAGGATCTGGCTAAGGCCGTCACCGATTTGCTGGTGCGCCAGAAGCAGGTCACCGTGGGCATGCCGCCGAACAATGAGCACACCATTACGGCACCCTTGCCCGAAGGCGAGCTGCGTCAACTGATACACGAT GCCTATGGAGACGATGAGAGCACATCAATGCTCACCCAGGAGCTGATGGTCTACCTGGCCATGTTCATACGCACCGAGCCGCAGTTGTTCCACGAAATGCTGCGTCTGCGCGTTGGCCTGATCATTCAGGTGATGGCCAAAGAGCTGTCGCGCACTTTGAACTGTGACGGTGAGGCGGCATCGGAGCATTTACTTAACCTCTCGCCCTTCGAAATGAAGAATCTCCTCTACCACATACTCAGCGGCAAGGAGTTTGCTGTCAGCAGTG TGGCACGCGGCAATCTGTCGATTGTCAGCTGCAAGAGCAGTCGCGTCAGCAAGAAGAGCCAGATCGGTCTGGGCGATCCAGAGGGCGAGGATGCCCTGCTTGCCACCATCGATGATCGGCAGGGCCAGTGGCTGCGTCGCCGTCGCCTCGACGGCGCCCTTAATCGTGTGCCGCGTGATTTTTACTCGCGCGTCTGGACAGTGCTGGAGAAGTGTCAGGGCCTGGCCATCGAGGGACGGGTGCTGCAGCAGAGCCTCACCCAGGAGATGACGCCCGGCGAGCTGAAGTTTGCTCTCGAAGTGGAGACGGCCCTCAATCAGATACCACAGCCCGAGTACCGGCAACTGGTAGTCGAGGCCCTAATGGTGCTCACCCTGGTCACCGAGCACAATATGGTGCCCTCACTGGGGGGCATCATTTACGTGGAGCATCTGGTGCACAAGGCCAATCAGTTGTTCCTCGAGGATCAGCGCAAGGTGCAGGGCGATGCCACACTGTGTTGTGCCAAGATCAAGGATGgaaaggagcagcagcaggccgcTTCAGGGATGTTACTCTGCGGCGGTGCGGCCTATATTTGTCAGCATCTGTACGACAG TGCTCCCAGTGGCAGCTATGGAACCATGACCTACTTGTCGCGTGCCGTGGCTCTCGTACTGGACTGTGTGCCCAAGCACGGCGAAATGGAGTGCGCCATCTCCTAA
- the LOC108160901 gene encoding probable phosphorylase b kinase regulatory subunit alpha isoform X1 — protein sequence MRSRSNSGVRLDYYQRIVHRLILAHQEPVTGLFPASNVNSHAWIRDNVYCILAVWGLSMAYKKIADQDEDRAKCYELEQSCVKLMRGLLMAMMNQKDKVEKFKMTQSPCDSLHAKYSSKNGLPVVGDNEWGHLQIDAVSLYLLILAQMTASGLQIVFTLDEVSFIQNLVFYIESAYSIPDYGIWERGDKTNHGEPELNASSIGMAKAALEAMNELDLFGARGGPASVIHVLADEAHKCQAVLQSMLPRESNSKELDSGLLCVIGFPAFAVDDAQLIHNTKDAILSRLQGKYGCKRFLRDGYRTPKEDPSRLYYERWELRMFENIECEWPLFFCYLILFHAFQNDKRSVQEYADRLEKIMVRSEDGILLVPESYAVRQDLVGLEYQKPGSQIREVVGRCPFLWGQSLFILGRLLQEGFLAVGELDPLNRRLGAQKKPDVVVQVVIIAEDNEIRDKLAEHDLHVQTIAEVAPIEVQPARVLSHLYTYLGRNRKLGLSGRKSRDVGILSTSKLYSLKDRIFAFTPQHIDYEEYYTTRDPDLLASNFTTNLAFLTNNWRHMLGRPTITLMATHYMLDQDKIPLAMIQTMRKLKSGYINGTRVMLGSLKDFLNTSAITDLSFLGSTEDGYPDRLHSDVQMYLDEHLLRSFSNRSTMNLRGGQLRPRTLRRRMSCKGAIKKTRSINVDSDNLGMEGPAPLTERRLSSVVPPPWLQPNKQSHVSVFATTPEEGPSTPSLHLGNELVIRENIYPVDPHGSNRTTIDRRSEFVRQHEITVPKILIQRHRAETNFADTEVEELIAMLRETENLEEQGDILQFLVDTQGLDFNTAGLGFKNKSDDNASAAAGAGELEQAFVDEVVLGLAASAAGGGGTGAGAGGGAVASSSGDGSEVNAKPKSTAGAILLPTVIIDDAGASITATPKAATDKANATSTPKATSTPGGATAATANSSSSSSNSHNISSSSNSNNSSSTTNNCNNSSLNLNANPSNNDSSHSEGMLEEGRVVTVRDLLKGLYEKACQQKLWGLVRHTAGMLGKRVEDLAKAVTDLLVRQKQVTVGMPPNNEHTITAPLPEGELRQLIHDAYGDDESTSMLTQELMVYLAMFIRTEPQLFHEMLRLRVGLIIQVMAKELSRTLNCDGEAASEHLLNLSPFEMKNLLYHILSGKEFAVSSVARGNLSIVSCKSSRVSKKSQIGLGDPEGEDALLATIDDRQGQWLRRRRLDGALNRVPRDFYSRVWTVLEKCQGLAIEGRVLQQSLTQEMTPGELKFALEVETALNQIPQPEYRQLVVEALMVLTLVTEHNMVPSLGGIIYVEHLVHKANQLFLEDQRKVQGDATLCCAKIKDGKEQQQAASGMLLCGGAAYICQHLYDSAPSGSYGTMTYLSRAVALVLDCVPKHGEMECAIS from the exons ATGCGTTCGCGTAGCAATTCGGGCGTCCGCTTGGACTACTATCAGCGGATTGTTCACCGTCTGATATTGGCGCACCAGGAGCCGGTGACCGGCCTGTTTCCTGCCTCCAATGTCAATTCGCACGCATGGATTCGCGACAATGTGTACTGCATCCTGGCCGTTTGGGGCCTGTCGATGGCCTACAAGAAGATCGCCGACCAGGACGAGGATCGTGCCAAATGCTATGAGCTGGAGCAAAGCTGTGTGAAGCTAATGCGCGGCCTGCTCATGGCCATGATGAATCAAAAAGACAAGGTCGAAAAGTTCAAGATGACCCAGAGCCCGTGCGACTCCCTGCATGCCAAGTACTCCAGCAAGAATGGCCTGCCCGTGGTCGGGGATAACGAGTGGGGTCATCTGCAGATCGATGCCGTATCCCTATATCTCCTGATCCTGGCCCAAATGACAGCCTCCGGCCTGCAGATTGTCTTCACCCTTGACGAAGTCTCGTTCATACAGAATCTGGTCTTTTACATTGAGTCGGCCTACTCCATACCCGACTATGGCATCTGGGAGCGTGGCGACAAGACAAATCATG GTGAGCCGGAACTGAATGCCAGCTCCATTGGCATGGCCAAGGCCGCCTTGGAGGCCATGAACGAGTTGGATTTGTTTGGCGCACGCGGCGGACCGGCCAGCGTCATTCATGTGCTGGCCGACGAAGCCCACAAATGCCAGGCCGTCCTGCAGTCGATGCTGCCACGTGAATCGAACAGCAAGGAGCTGGACTCGGGCCTCCTCTGTGTGATTGGCTTTCCAGCGTTCGCCGTGGACGATGCCCAGCTGATACACAACACCAAAGACGCGATTCTGTCCCGCCTTCAAGGCAAATACGGTTGCAAGCGTTTCCTGCGCGACGGCTATCGCACACCGAAAGAGGATCCCTCCAGGCTCTACTACGAGCGATGGGAGCTGCGCATGTTCGAGAACATCGAATGCGAATGGCCGCTCTTCTTCTGCTACCTCATCCTGTTCCATGCATTTCAAAACGACAAGCGCTCGGTGCAGGAGTATGCCGATCGTTTGGAAAAGATAATGGTCCGCTCAGAGGATGGCATACTGCTGGTGCCCGAAAGCTATGCTGTGCGCCAGGATCTGGTTGGACTAGAGTATCAAAAGCCCGGCTCACAGATACGCGAAGTTGTGGGCCGTTGCCCCTTCCTTTGGGGTCAATCGCTGTTCATTTTGGGCCGCCTACTGCAGGAG GGCTTCCTGGCTGTGGGTGAATTGGATCCATTGAATCGTCGCCTGGGTGCCCAAAAGAAACCCGATGTGGTCGTCCAAGTGGTGATCATTGCCGAGGACAATGAGATACGCGACAAGCTGGCCGAGCATGATTTGCATGTCCAGACCATAGCCGAGGTGGCGCCCATTGAGGTGCAGCCGGCCCGTGTCCTTAGCCACCTGTACACGTATCTGGGGCGCAACCGCAAGCTGGGCCTCAGTGGCCGCAAGTCCCGGGATGTGGGCATACTCAGCACCAGCAAGCTCTACTCCCTAAAGGATCGTATATTTGCCTTCACCCCGCAG CATATCGACTATGAAGAATACTATACAACACGCGATCCCGATTTGCTTGCCAGCAATTTTACCACAAATTTAGCATTCTTGACCAACAATTGGCGTCACATGTTGGGCAGGCCGACAATCACACTAATGGCAACCCACTATATGCTAG ACCAGGACAAGATACCGCTGGCCATGATCCAAACGATGAGGAAACTAAAGTCTGGCTACATCAACGGCACCCGCGTGATGTTGGGCAGCCTGAAGGACTTTCTGAACACGTCGGCCATCACGGACTTGAGCTTTCTGGGCAGCACCGAGGACGGTTATCCGGATCGTCTGCATTCCGATGTGCAGATGTATTTGGACGAGCACCTGCTGCGGTCCTTCAGCAATCGCAGTACCATGAACCTACGCGGCGGACAACTAAGGCCACGAACTCTACGCCGTCGCATGTCCTGCAAGGGAGCCATCAAGAAGACACGCTCCATAAATGTGGACT CCGATAACCTGGGAATGGAGGGACCCGCACCCCTCACCGAACGACGGCTGTCGTCGGTGGTACCGCCGCCCTGGCTCCAGCCCAACAAGCAGAGCCATGTCTCAGTGTTCGCCACCACGCCCGAGGAGGGGCCCAGCACCCCGAGTCTCCATCTGGGCAACGAGCTGGTCATACGCGAGAATATCTATCCCGTGGATCCCCACGGATCGAACCGCACGACCATCGATAGACGCAGCGAGTTTGTTCGCCAGCACGAGA TAACGGTGCCAAAAATTCTCATCCAACGCCATCGGGCGGAAACCAATTTTGCGGACACAGAGGTGGAGGAGCTGATTGCCATGTTGCGCGAGACGGAGAATCTCGAGGAGCAGGGCGACATACTGCAGTTCCTGGTCGATACCCAGGGCCTGGACTTTAATACGG CTGGCCTGGGATTCAAGAATAAGTCGGATGATaatgcctctgccgctgccggaGCTGGAG AGCTCGAGCAAGCATTCGTGGACGAGGTGGTGCTCGGACTGGCTGCTAGTGCTGCAGGTGGTGGTGGGACAGGTGcaggtgctggtggtggtgcggTTGCTTCTTCATCGGGGGACGGGAGCGAGGTCAACGCTAAGCCTAAGTCAACGGCAGGTGCTATCCTGCTGCCCACAGTGATCATCGATGATGCTGGTGCTTCAATTACAGCCACCCCGAAGGCCGCCACGGATAAGGCCAATGCCACCTCGACACCCAAGGCGACTTCGACTCCTGGAGGCGCCACCGCTgccaccgccaatagcagcagcagcagcagcaacagccacaacatcagcagcagcagcaacagcaacaacagcagcagcaccactaacaactgcaacaacagcagcctgAATCTGAATGCGAATCCGTCTAACAACGATTCTTCTCACTCTGAAGGAATGCTGGAGGAGGGACGCGTTGTGACCGTTCGAGACCTGCTCAAAGGCCTCTACGAGAAGGCCTGCCAGCAGAAGCTCTGGGGACTGGTGCGCCACACGGCCGGGATGCTGGGCAAACGGGTGGAGGATCTGGCTAAGGCCGTCACCGATTTGCTGGTGCGCCAGAAGCAGGTCACCGTGGGCATGCCGCCGAACAATGAGCACACCATTACGGCACCCTTGCCCGAAGGCGAGCTGCGTCAACTGATACACGAT GCCTATGGAGACGATGAGAGCACATCAATGCTCACCCAGGAGCTGATGGTCTACCTGGCCATGTTCATACGCACCGAGCCGCAGTTGTTCCACGAAATGCTGCGTCTGCGCGTTGGCCTGATCATTCAGGTGATGGCCAAAGAGCTGTCGCGCACTTTGAACTGTGACGGTGAGGCGGCATCGGAGCATTTACTTAACCTCTCGCCCTTCGAAATGAAGAATCTCCTCTACCACATACTCAGCGGCAAGGAGTTTGCTGTCAGCAGTG TGGCACGCGGCAATCTGTCGATTGTCAGCTGCAAGAGCAGTCGCGTCAGCAAGAAGAGCCAGATCGGTCTGGGCGATCCAGAGGGCGAGGATGCCCTGCTTGCCACCATCGATGATCGGCAGGGCCAGTGGCTGCGTCGCCGTCGCCTCGACGGCGCCCTTAATCGTGTGCCGCGTGATTTTTACTCGCGCGTCTGGACAGTGCTGGAGAAGTGTCAGGGCCTGGCCATCGAGGGACGGGTGCTGCAGCAGAGCCTCACCCAGGAGATGACGCCCGGCGAGCTGAAGTTTGCTCTCGAAGTGGAGACGGCCCTCAATCAGATACCACAGCCCGAGTACCGGCAACTGGTAGTCGAGGCCCTAATGGTGCTCACCCTGGTCACCGAGCACAATATGGTGCCCTCACTGGGGGGCATCATTTACGTGGAGCATCTGGTGCACAAGGCCAATCAGTTGTTCCTCGAGGATCAGCGCAAGGTGCAGGGCGATGCCACACTGTGTTGTGCCAAGATCAAGGATGgaaaggagcagcagcaggccgcTTCAGGGATGTTACTCTGCGGCGGTGCGGCCTATATTTGTCAGCATCTGTACGACAG TGCTCCCAGTGGCAGCTATGGAACCATGACCTACTTGTCGCGTGCCGTGGCTCTCGTACTGGACTGTGTGCCCAAGCACGGCGAAATGGAGTGCGCCATCTCCTAA